The Streptomyces laurentii genome contains a region encoding:
- a CDS encoding hypothetical protein (identified by MetaGeneAnnotator; putative;~sequence version:1), translating into MPFRRIRATRSAAVRCTKVAMPPMLGGGRRAAGGGLRARGQRSGSFRRPVRKRVRERSSVPVKSGNGEVRPGSAA; encoded by the coding sequence ATGCCGTTCCGCCGGATCCGCGCCACGCGGTCCGCCGCCGTGAGGTGCACGAAGGTCGCCATGCCGCCGATGCTAGGCGGCGGGCGGCGGGCGGCGGGCGGTGGGCTGCGCGCCCGGGGTCAGCGGTCCGGGTCGTTCAGGAGGCCGGTCAGGAAGAGGGTGAGGGAGCGCTCCAGCGTGCCGGTGAAGTCCGGGAACGGGGAGGTGAGGCCCGGGTCGGCGGCGTAG